One genomic segment of Salminus brasiliensis chromosome 6, fSalBra1.hap2, whole genome shotgun sequence includes these proteins:
- the LOC140556740 gene encoding uncharacterized protein, with protein MLVGILRKAMLVIGSFVLLYFALRFRNVNRESLEILRELKETRSNLQQALRKAERLSGSMDSWKQPRPKQWDGSWDREEEGSLVILHPSGAIEATLPSFTTSHSSRHRETSVSLEASSTMEIPKRRPRRSSGSRGRPSSALVYSVLVDDNQPRYSLRSRKSICAPEPKGEGD; from the exons ATGCTGGTCGGCATTCTGAGAAAAGCCATGCTCGTGATTGGCAGCTTTGTTCTATTGTACTTCGCTCTGCGGTTTCGGAACGTTAACAGGGAAAGTCTGGAGATactgagggagctgaaggagaCTCGCTCAAATCTTCAGCAAGCTTTGCGGAAAGCAG AACGTCTGTCTGGGTCCATGGACAGCTGGAAACAGCCCAGGCCAAAGCAGTGGGATGGAAGTTGGGATCGGGAAGAGGAGGGCAGTTTGGTCATTTTGCATCCCTCTGGTGCGATCGAAGCCACTTTGCCATCTTTTACTACCAGTCATAGCA GCCGACACAGGGAAACCTCGGTATCATTGGAAGCGTCGAGCACCATGGAGATCCCTAAAAGACGCCCACGTCGTTCTTCTGGCTCTCGCGGCCGGCCCTCCTCCGCTCTGGTCTACAGTGTGCTGGTGGACGACAACCAG CCGAGGTACAGCCTGAGGAGCAGGAAGTCCATATGTGCTCCAGAGCCAAAAGGAGAGGGAGACTGA